Sequence from the bacterium genome:
GCCGCGCGTGACGTGACCAAGATTGAGTTTGAGTTTCTGTACCTCTGGAATGACCGCGCGCACTATCGCACCGACGGCATCTACACCGGCATCTTTCACCCGTGTCTGTTCCGGCCGGGGACGCAGGCGTGGGATGAGCTGCGTTTTGAAGCGACCGGACACGGCGGAAATCTGCACTGCGAGCGCGTGCCGCAGAATCTGCGCGGCGAAGCGCTCCGCGCGGATCTGAAGATCGAGCACCTGGGCTACATGTACGCCGAAGATCGTCTGCGCAAGTATTACTGGAACAAAGGCAAGGACCCGAAGCATGCGCAAGCAGGCTACTACGAGCATCTGCTGGATCAGCCGCACATGACGCTGGCGGCGTGGACCGGTCGGCCCGATGCGGCGACGCCAAAGCGCAACGCGACGCAGAAGCAGACGCTGAAGCCGGACTACTACTACGCGAACGCGCGGCGCAATCTGGCCGAACGGGTGCCCCGCGCGGCGCGCAACGTGCTCGATGTGGGCTGCGGCAACGGCGCGACGGGCAAACTCATCAAGGAATTGACGGGCGCACGTGTGACGGGGATTGAGATTCATCACGAAGTGGCGGCCGTGGCGCGGCAGGTGCTCGATGAAGTGCATGTGCTCGATGTGGAGGCGCAGGAGCTGCCCAACGGCGTGATGTACGATTGCATTTTGCTGGGCGACGTGCTGGAGCATTTGATTGATCCGTGGGGCGCGCTGCGGAAGCTGGCGGCGCGGCTCGCGCCGAACGGTTCGATGATCGCGAGCTTGCCGAACGTGCGCAACCTCGGCGTCATCTCAAAGCTGCTGGAAGGCTCATGGAACTACGCCGAGTACGGTATTCTGGACAGCACGCATCTGCGGTTCTTCGCGAAGAACGACATGATCACTCTCTTCGCGCAAGCGGGATTGCGGGCGGAGGTCGTGGAGATCGTGCGCGATCCGCTGTTTGAGCAGAAGATGCCGCCGCGCGAAACGCGGACGCTCGACATGGGCGATCTGGTCCTGCGCAATCTGGCGCCGCAAGACATTGACGAACTGACGGCGCAGCAGTTTATCTTTATGGCTATTCCCGACGCGAGCGTGCTGCCGAAGCCTGAAGCGGTGGCGTCGGTCGTGATTCCCGTGTTTAACAATCTGCGATTCACGCGGACCTGCCTGGAATCGCTCTATCACGCGAATGAAACCACGGCGCATGAGATTATCGTGGTGGACGACGGCTCGACCGACGGCACGGCGGAATATCTGGCCGCGCAAGGCGAGCGGATTCGCGTCATTCGGCATGACCGCAACTACGGATTCGCGCGGTCGTGCAACGACGGCGCGCGGGCTGCGGCGGGTCAGGTTATCGTATTCCTAAACAATGATACGGAAGTGCTGCCGGGCTGGCTGGACGCGATGGTCGAGGCGCTGCGTTCCGACCGGCGCATCGGCATCGTCGGCAATTTGCAGATTTTCCCCGATACGATGCGGGTACAGCAGGCGGGTATCGTGTGCGACGAGCATGGACAGGTTCACAGCATCTACAATGGGGTGCTGCCCGCCAATCATCCGGTCGTGCAGAAGCCGCGTGAGTTCCAGTTCATCGCGGGAAGCTGTCTGACAATCTGGCGGCAGCTCTTTATGGAGGTGGGCGGTTTCGACGAAGCCTATCTCAACTCGTGCGAAGATATTGACCTGTGTATGCGGGTCACGCAGACCGGGCGCAAGATCTGGTACTGTCCACAGAGCCGCATTTATCATTACGAATCCCGAACCGTCGCCGGCCACGACAAGAATGGCGCGAACTACAGATTGCTGTTGTCGCGCTGGAAAGATAGCATGGTCGCCGACGCTGAACAAGTTTATGCATCCGACGGATTTCAGATGCTGCCGGACGGCCGCGTCATTCCGCTCGAACAGGAGACTCCATCCATGCCCGTTGCTTCGACTCCCGACCGCCAGGCGCGCGTCGCCCTTCTGAGTACCTATCAACAGCGCTGCGGTTTGGCGATTTACGCCGAGCAGCTGCGCACTGCGCTGGAAACGGCCGGGGAATCGGTGCTGGTGCTGGCCGAACGTACCGACGACGTTACCGCAGTGGCGGGCGCGGACGTCATTCGCTGCTGGTCGCGCGACGCGCAAGGCGGCGGTGAAATCGTTCCGCTCTTGCAAGCGCACCGGATTGGCGTGCTGCACGTCAATCACGGCGGGATGTTCGCGTTGGACGGGTGGCTGCTCGACGTGCTGAAGCAGGCGCGGGCGCTGGGCATTCGCGTGGTCACAACCTTCCACTCGACGGAAACGCGCGACGAACGTCTGGCGGATATTGCGCGGCACAGCGAGCAGTGCTTTGTGCATCATCGTCAGAACATCGTCGAGCTGGCGGCGCTGGGCGCGCCGGCCGAACGGATTCAGTGTTCACCGATTCCGCTTCCGGATTTGCAGTTCGCGGACCTGGCCGAAGCGAAGCTGCTGCTGGAATGGGATCCCGCACAGAAGATCGTTGCGACGTTCGGTATGATTGACCCGCATAAGGGCGTGCGTGAATTGATCGAGGCGCTGCCTGAGCTGCGCAAGTTTGAGCAGGCGAAGCTCTTGATTGTGGGCGCACCGCATCCGGACAGCGCGACGGGAACGCAATACCTGATTGAGTGCATGCAGCGCGTCAAGGAGCTGCAGCTTGAAGATCACGTGCGCTTCTTGACGGATTTCATTCCTGAAGACGAACTGACCGTGACGCTGCAAGCGTGCGACGTGCTGGTGCTGAACTATCTGAGCAGCCGGTTTGAGGGCTCGGCCTGTTTGACGCGCGCCTTGGCTACGGGCCGCCCGGTGGTTACATCCACGGCGCCGGCGCTTGACGTCGCCGCACCGGTGACACTGTGCACGACGGAGCAATTTGACCTGCCGCGAGCGATGCTGCGCGCGTTGACGAATCCGTTCCTGACGCAAGCGCTGCGCGATGCCGTGATGGATCTGGCGGCGCGCTCGAATTGGCAGGCGACGGCCGACACCTACCGCAGCGCCTACGACGCGGTACTGGCCGGGGAACAGGCATGCACCACCGATCTGTTGAAATTCTACGCGACACATCCGGACGAGATTTACAACGAGCCGTTGCAGCGTGAACGCGTGCGCTGGCTGGCGTCAAAGGCCGCGGGGCGGATTCTGGAAATCGGACCCGCCAACGGCTACGTCGTGCAATTCTGCCATGGTCATGAAGCGGTGGATATTTATCGTGAGCGACTGGATGTTGCGCGCGCGCTGCGCCCCGGCATCGCGTTCAATTACGGAAATGTCGTCTGCGGACTGCCGTATGGCGATCAGAGCTTTGATACCGTGATGTCGCCGGAGATTTTCGAGCATGTGGAATGGGAGATGGCCGTCACCGCGCTTAAAGAGTGCATGCGCGTCGGCAAGCGGGTGCTGATCACGATACCCAATGCCGATAAACCCAACTACAATCCTGATCTGGTGCATAATCCTGAGCATCGCTGGTTGGTGACCCGGCAATTGGTGGACGCCTGGCTGGCGGCCGCCGGAGCGGTGGACTATGAAATGGACTGCTCGCGCGATCTTGATTTCTACCTGCTCGATATTAACAGCACGTCCAAGACGCCGTCGCGACGGGTTACCGAACGCGCCGCGGCGCTGCCGCATTTTGAAGTCACGCCCGGCCCGCAATTGACGGTGGCCTTTGATGCGTCGTCGTTGGTTGAGGAAACTCTGCTGCAAACGGAGTCGGCGCGCTATTTTGTGGAATTGCTGAATCACCTGCGAGACGCCCGGCCTGAGTGGAAGTTGCTGCTGGCGACGGAGCGAGTGAATGAGCTTAAGCAGAAGCTCGCGCAGGCGGGCGGTGCGAACGCCTTTCAAGTGATCGGCTGGCAGCAGTTGTCGCAAGCGGATGCGCAGGCGGTATTCCTGCCCAATCCGATACTCGAAGACGCCGCCGACTATTTGCAGATGGCGAAGCAGTGCGGCATGATCACAGCGTGTGCGATGAATGATCTCATTCCACTGGCGTATCCGCAGCTTTATCTGACGCACGACCCGCTGGCGCGCGAGCGTTACGTGCAGGCATTGCGCGCGGTCAACCAAGTATGCGATCTGTTGTTCTGTACGACGCAGGCGACCTTGCAGGAGTTGCAGATTCGCCTGGGCATGCCGTTAGCGCGGCTGCGCACGATTCACGGCGGCCCGACGCTGCTGCGCGGTGAACCGCTGTCGCACTATGAGAATGCCGAGTTGCGGACGACGCTACATGGTGACACGCCGTTCTTCCTGTGCACCGGCGAGTTGGGGCCAGTCAAGAATCTGCGGTTGATACTCGAGGCG
This genomic interval carries:
- a CDS encoding glycosyltransferase, with amino-acid sequence MAITHTFQKSPFELLRQRREELFTSRQSGTDAFLGMSTAAPRGLTNAALGAIQRDGRVLMLGNGRSEALAALATHNAATMLGDWSSSALAATEEARRQLSRRDAERVRATLITGARLPFADASFDGITLTGIACELEHATPLWKECARLLANDGQLIVSVPDELAHFHSEFTRLWNRTSLEHELMTWFEEVEVTSEDGILIAQCSNRLNTRHPRITTMMNIRNEDRWLREVLDSAARVSDAIVVYDDGSTDKTQEICQIHPAVAIYQRGEENETDKARDKNRLYDLARGCPADWVMCLDGDEVLEASAPRRMLECIQSAARDVTKIEFEFLYLWNDRAHYRTDGIYTGIFHPCLFRPGTQAWDELRFEATGHGGNLHCERVPQNLRGEALRADLKIEHLGYMYAEDRLRKYYWNKGKDPKHAQAGYYEHLLDQPHMTLAAWTGRPDAATPKRNATQKQTLKPDYYYANARRNLAERVPRAARNVLDVGCGNGATGKLIKELTGARVTGIEIHHEVAAVARQVLDEVHVLDVEAQELPNGVMYDCILLGDVLEHLIDPWGALRKLAARLAPNGSMIASLPNVRNLGVISKLLEGSWNYAEYGILDSTHLRFFAKNDMITLFAQAGLRAEVVEIVRDPLFEQKMPPRETRTLDMGDLVLRNLAPQDIDELTAQQFIFMAIPDASVLPKPEAVASVVIPVFNNLRFTRTCLESLYHANETTAHEIIVVDDGSTDGTAEYLAAQGERIRVIRHDRNYGFARSCNDGARAAAGQVIVFLNNDTEVLPGWLDAMVEALRSDRRIGIVGNLQIFPDTMRVQQAGIVCDEHGQVHSIYNGVLPANHPVVQKPREFQFIAGSCLTIWRQLFMEVGGFDEAYLNSCEDIDLCMRVTQTGRKIWYCPQSRIYHYESRTVAGHDKNGANYRLLLSRWKDSMVADAEQVYASDGFQMLPDGRVIPLEQETPSMPVASTPDRQARVALLSTYQQRCGLAIYAEQLRTALETAGESVLVLAERTDDVTAVAGADVIRCWSRDAQGGGEIVPLLQAHRIGVLHVNHGGMFALDGWLLDVLKQARALGIRVVTTFHSTETRDERLADIARHSEQCFVHHRQNIVELAALGAPAERIQCSPIPLPDLQFADLAEAKLLLEWDPAQKIVATFGMIDPHKGVRELIEALPELRKFEQAKLLIVGAPHPDSATGTQYLIECMQRVKELQLEDHVRFLTDFIPEDELTVTLQACDVLVLNYLSSRFEGSACLTRALATGRPVVTSTAPALDVAAPVTLCTTEQFDLPRAMLRALTNPFLTQALRDAVMDLAARSNWQATADTYRSAYDAVLAGEQACTTDLLKFYATHPDEIYNEPLQRERVRWLASKAAGRILEIGPANGYVVQFCHGHEAVDIYRERLDVARALRPGIAFNYGNVVCGLPYGDQSFDTVMSPEIFEHVEWEMAVTALKECMRVGKRVLITIPNADKPNYNPDLVHNPEHRWLVTRQLVDAWLAAAGAVDYEMDCSRDLDFYLLDINSTSKTPSRRVTERAAALPHFEVTPGPQLTVAFDASSLVEETLLQTESARYFVELLNHLRDARPEWKLLLATERVNELKQKLAQAGGANAFQVIGWQQLSQADAQAVFLPNPILEDAADYLQMAKQCGMITACAMNDLIPLAYPQLYLTHDPLARERYVQALRAVNQVCDLLFCTTQATLQELQIRLGMPLARLRTIHGGPTLLRGEPLSHYENAELRTTLHGDTPFFLCTGELGPVKNLRLILEAARALPGHVKLVLAYPLNAQMAAQLREAARRDGFPAESLLIPTALSDNDLARLFARATGLVSPSLMEGLALPLVNALSFGTPIIAGDTLAQRETCGDAALYVDPLNSGELAQAMRSLLGEHELRRSLKQAALAEAPRFDWSRSAEKLAVYITEAVVKSGELTQVKQGRRLTSQPQ